One segment of Methanolinea mesophila DNA contains the following:
- a CDS encoding Acg family FMN-binding oxidoreductase has translation MVSPHLSGHDPPLAQGDVYREGLPYAVHAPSLLNAQPWRVEMVKGQSMRLWIDRERMFPALDPVNRHTLISQATFLENFKIAASYFGYRTSIDYFPLGWGTDATIHEFPIAQVECSPSPDNRNADPLFPFLMTRQTCRTPFDKKPLDNDALVDVAGSFESEFTSFVTLTDPEVCREIGDLVARALPLALGSRERTMEWIKMVRFDEDEARLSGDGIGLSWLGGGESLLSVITGKRLSREKVQADPELFCAYLRERCAEQVRSAAGYGWISTKGKSRVNLIHAGRALERVWLHATSAGIGLQPYHHVLGDYPGTGELHGELKDILGISGSHTVQAFFRLGYAASAKTRTFRRPPESFLMPPP, from the coding sequence ATGGTATCGCCGCATTTGTCCGGGCATGATCCTCCCCTCGCGCAGGGGGATGTGTACAGGGAAGGCCTTCCCTACGCCGTCCATGCCCCTAGCCTGCTCAATGCCCAGCCCTGGCGCGTGGAAATGGTAAAAGGACAGTCGATGAGGCTGTGGATCGACAGGGAAAGGATGTTTCCCGCTCTCGACCCCGTGAACCGGCATACCCTCATCTCCCAGGCGACGTTCCTCGAGAATTTCAAAATTGCAGCATCGTACTTTGGATACCGCACTTCGATAGATTATTTTCCCCTGGGTTGGGGTACCGATGCCACGATCCATGAATTTCCGATAGCGCAGGTTGAGTGCAGCCCCTCCCCGGACAACCGGAACGCTGATCCGCTGTTTCCGTTCCTGATGACCCGGCAGACCTGCAGGACTCCGTTCGATAAAAAACCGCTCGATAATGATGCACTGGTGGACGTCGCGGGATCCTTTGAGAGTGAGTTCACCTCCTTCGTAACCCTCACCGACCCGGAGGTCTGCCGGGAGATCGGGGATCTGGTGGCCCGGGCGCTCCCGTTGGCCCTGGGAAGCAGGGAAAGGACAATGGAATGGATCAAGATGGTCCGTTTCGACGAGGACGAGGCACGCCTGTCCGGGGACGGGATCGGTCTTTCATGGTTGGGCGGAGGTGAATCTCTCCTCTCCGTCATCACCGGAAAGCGGCTGAGCAGGGAGAAGGTGCAGGCCGATCCGGAACTTTTCTGCGCCTATCTCCGGGAACGTTGCGCAGAGCAGGTCCGTTCGGCTGCAGGATACGGCTGGATCAGCACGAAAGGGAAGAGCAGGGTCAACCTTATCCATGCCGGCAGGGCACTCGAGCGGGTATGGCTTCATGCGACTTCCGCCGGTATCGGGCTACAGCCGTACCATCATGTGCTCGGTGATTATCCCGGGACCGGAGAACTCCACGGGGAATTGAAGGACATTTTGGGAATTTCGGGATCCCACACCGTTCAGGCGTTCTTCAGGCTGGGTTACGCGGCTTCCGCGAAGACCCGCACGTTCCGGAGGCCTCCCGAATCGTTTCTCATGCCGCCCCCCTGA
- a CDS encoding AAA family ATPase, which yields MPIREIAVSNFKSFREMEISPDRFNIIIGSNASGKSNFIQIFKFIRDIAKYGLQNAISLQGGVEYFRNTLIGPVEDFSLRISYVLETLQEDIVAVRDGLPVYFRPVEITYQFGLKFADSGKSYSIAHEDLLVTGNYLVYDEQGTRDRGEGSISLSRRNHSLHIGVHPPDSLRLLEHEILPLLNQLKDLPPSWLMINMPPAIPGIPPLEWIFRGMKVFDFDPRLLKSAVPIMGKNDLEKDGRNLAIVIRNILEDPEKKASFSRLLNDMLPFVDEVEVEKFMDMSLFLKFRETYGKESYFPASMISDGTINLCALIIALYFEERPVTVIEEPERNIHPYLISRLVEMLRDASRTKQVIVTTHNPEMVRHARIEDILLITRDKDGFSRLERPANKKEVRTFLAHEIGIEDLFIQNLLGME from the coding sequence ATGCCCATCCGGGAGATCGCGGTATCGAATTTCAAGAGTTTTCGTGAGATGGAGATCAGCCCCGACCGGTTCAATATCATCATCGGGTCGAACGCGTCAGGGAAGTCGAATTTTATTCAAATCTTCAAGTTTATCCGGGATATAGCGAAGTACGGCCTCCAGAACGCCATATCGCTGCAGGGAGGGGTGGAGTATTTCCGGAATACCCTTATCGGTCCGGTCGAAGATTTTTCCCTCAGGATCTCCTACGTCCTGGAGACCCTGCAGGAGGATATCGTCGCGGTGCGGGACGGGCTTCCGGTGTATTTCCGGCCCGTGGAGATTACCTACCAGTTCGGGCTTAAATTTGCTGATTCCGGAAAATCCTACAGTATCGCACATGAAGACCTGCTGGTGACGGGGAACTACCTGGTATACGATGAGCAGGGAACAAGAGATCGGGGAGAAGGATCGATCAGCCTGTCAAGGAGGAACCACTCCCTCCACATAGGGGTGCATCCCCCGGATTCCCTCCGGCTGCTTGAGCATGAGATCCTCCCCCTCCTCAACCAGCTAAAAGATCTCCCGCCGTCATGGCTCATGATAAACATGCCCCCTGCAATTCCCGGGATCCCCCCGCTGGAGTGGATATTCCGGGGGATGAAGGTCTTCGACTTCGATCCCAGGCTCCTGAAGAGCGCAGTCCCGATCATGGGAAAAAACGATCTTGAAAAGGACGGGAGAAACCTCGCCATCGTGATCCGGAATATCCTCGAAGATCCTGAGAAAAAAGCGTCTTTTTCCCGGTTACTCAACGACATGCTCCCGTTTGTGGACGAGGTTGAGGTCGAGAAGTTCATGGACATGTCCCTGTTCCTGAAATTCCGGGAGACCTACGGTAAAGAGAGCTATTTCCCGGCATCGATGATCTCGGACGGGACCATCAATCTCTGTGCCCTGATCATCGCCCTGTATTTCGAGGAGCGCCCGGTGACGGTAATTGAGGAGCCGGAGAGGAACATCCATCCTTACCTTATCTCCCGGCTTGTGGAGATGCTCCGTGACGCGTCCCGTACCAAGCAGGTCATCGTGACCACTCATAACCCCGAAATGGTGAGGCACGCACGCATCGAGGATATTCTCCTCATTACCCGCGACAAGGACGGATTCTCGAGGCTGGAGCGGCCCGCAAACAAAAAGGAGGTCCGGACATTCCTTGCACATGAGATAGGGATCGAGGACCTGTTCATCCAAAACCTGCTGGGCATGGAATGA
- a CDS encoding CBS domain-containing protein gives MTAYKYCQTNVLSVKPDSTVSFVADLMKGKNIGCVVVTKDHKPVGIVTDRDLALQWAELSGKAGEVLVESVMTKDLVTIKKDTGIFDAIQEMKNAGVRRMPIVDNGGRLVGLLTVDDLIRLLSREMADIARIIGKEGPSI, from the coding sequence GTGACCGCCTACAAGTACTGCCAGACCAACGTGCTGAGCGTCAAACCTGATTCTACCGTCAGTTTCGTTGCGGACCTGATGAAGGGGAAGAACATCGGATGCGTCGTGGTGACAAAAGACCACAAGCCCGTGGGGATCGTGACGGACCGCGACCTCGCCCTCCAGTGGGCCGAACTCTCCGGGAAGGCAGGAGAGGTCCTGGTAGAATCGGTGATGACGAAGGACCTCGTGACCATTAAAAAGGACACGGGAATTTTTGATGCCATCCAGGAGATGAAGAACGCAGGGGTGCGCAGGATGCCCATCGTCGACAATGGGGGAAGGCTCGTGGGGCTCCTCACCGTCGACGATCTTATCAGACTTCTTTCCCGTGAGATGGCGGATATTGCCCGGATCATCGGAAAGGAAGGCCCGAGCATCTGA
- a CDS encoding tetratricopeptide repeat protein → MKRTGSVRRACVMVMIVIGILVIVPVLAQIPGATPESLVAAGDEAYREGNYTGAALAYREATMRNATYGPAWLGLGNALYMQEDYRQALDAYIQATNVTPGLSDAWLDKGNALRQLGRTDEAIQAYEQAIVMNPASENAYYNLGLAWQELGNNPAATEAFDQATRLSPRDAYAWRKLGDTLYAQQKYQEAIDAYDRALAIQPGMPEAIKGRDAAQKRASEEGPVLSSIPLPGWIPLIAAGAAAAILALRRKND, encoded by the coding sequence ATGAAAAGAACGGGATCGGTCCGGCGTGCGTGCGTAATGGTGATGATTGTCATCGGGATACTCGTAATAGTGCCTGTACTCGCACAGATCCCGGGAGCAACGCCCGAATCGCTGGTCGCAGCGGGTGACGAAGCCTACCGGGAAGGGAACTATACCGGAGCCGCCTTGGCGTACCGGGAGGCGACGATGCGTAATGCCACCTACGGGCCAGCCTGGCTGGGCCTCGGAAATGCACTCTACATGCAGGAAGACTACCGCCAGGCGCTGGATGCATACATCCAGGCGACGAACGTGACTCCCGGACTCTCGGACGCATGGCTGGACAAGGGCAACGCGCTACGGCAGCTGGGACGCACCGATGAGGCGATACAGGCATACGAACAGGCGATCGTGATGAACCCGGCATCCGAGAATGCGTATTACAACCTTGGACTGGCCTGGCAGGAGCTGGGGAACAACCCGGCGGCGACGGAAGCATTCGATCAGGCGACCCGGCTCTCCCCGCGCGATGCGTACGCCTGGAGAAAACTTGGGGATACGCTCTATGCCCAGCAAAAGTACCAGGAGGCGATCGACGCCTACGACCGTGCCCTGGCGATCCAACCGGGCATGCCCGAAGCGATAAAAGGAAGGGATGCGGCGCAGAAACGAGCATCGGAGGAGGGGCCGGTGCTCTCATCGATACCCCTGCCGGGATGGATCCCCCTGATCGCTGCGGGTGCGGCGGCCGCGATTCTGGCGCTCCGGAGAAAGAACGACTGA
- a CDS encoding ABC transporter permease, giving the protein MRNTGHYITNAAWKVWRRNWDVFFKTYQVNFLPPFIEPILYLLAIGFGLGTFVGEIDGIPYVRYIAPALISISIMNAAFFECTYSSYVRMYYQKTFDAIVATPLSIDEVIAGELLWGATRSLIYASLMLLVLIAFGVVDLPSSLLLIPFSFFAGLLFAGIAMCFTAIVPGIDALNYPSFLFITPMFLFSGTFFPLSVLPVPLQVFALAALPLTQLVIVARALTLSAYSPLVLYSLAWIAVVGVIFFFLAIRLMRRRLIV; this is encoded by the coding sequence ATGAGGAACACGGGTCACTATATCACGAATGCGGCCTGGAAGGTCTGGCGCCGGAACTGGGACGTGTTTTTCAAGACCTACCAGGTCAATTTTCTTCCCCCTTTCATCGAGCCAATCCTCTACCTTCTTGCAATCGGGTTCGGGCTCGGCACGTTCGTGGGGGAGATCGACGGGATCCCTTACGTCAGGTACATCGCTCCGGCGCTGATCTCCATCTCCATAATGAACGCAGCGTTCTTCGAGTGCACCTACTCCTCGTACGTCCGGATGTACTACCAGAAGACCTTCGATGCAATCGTAGCGACCCCGCTCTCGATCGACGAGGTCATCGCCGGCGAGCTCCTGTGGGGCGCGACCAGGAGCCTGATTTATGCCTCGCTGATGCTCCTCGTCCTCATCGCCTTCGGGGTGGTGGACCTCCCTTCATCCCTCCTTCTGATACCATTCTCGTTCTTTGCCGGGCTGCTCTTTGCGGGTATTGCAATGTGTTTCACCGCCATAGTTCCCGGGATCGATGCGCTCAACTATCCTTCCTTCCTCTTCATCACTCCCATGTTCCTCTTTTCCGGGACTTTTTTCCCTCTGTCGGTCCTCCCTGTGCCTCTCCAGGTCTTCGCCCTCGCCGCACTCCCGCTCACCCAGCTGGTGATAGTCGCACGGGCGCTCACCCTCTCCGCATACTCGCCCCTGGTGCTCTACAGTCTTGCCTGGATCGCGGTCGTAGGGGTCATATTCTTCTTCCTCGCCATCAGGCTGATGAGAAGACGACTCATTGTATGA
- a CDS encoding oligosaccharide flippase family protein, with product MFSPARFLDQLMNIGPVKRQSIIGLAANLGIAGIGYIATVYFAHTLGPAPLGAFYLFLAYLGVVNLLADGGMGGATVQRVSEGEDQREFFSAGVAVRLVLIPFALSVLFLARTLLIDFSSTGLFNWLFLAVVVTTSGSIIAAGNYGRGKAGVIQVAELGTTIVKVLAQVLAVYLGYSAAGLAGGFVAGAIAGIVINLRFLDIRPGRFTRKHLSSMAPYAGWVFLSAALALVISSADTILVGYFLTTEEVGFYRTSFQLTTLALFIVTTLTTALYPRISRWYREGELATIGESVGRAYSYSLLLAIPVSAGGIILADRLLYFLYGSPFTVAAAALSLLFLVQLASIFPLIDSMCLGALNRPRTAFVINAINAVLVVILEVALIPLLGIAGAALAILGAMVFRAVISHHVLGKEVSIAIERGTVARILAASTVMGIAVGTFRLLVPLDSFWLLLADVILGVIIYGVLILRLDRGIHDELKDLSKGIGLPWPGWL from the coding sequence GTGTTCTCGCCCGCCAGGTTTCTTGACCAGTTGATGAACATCGGCCCGGTCAAGAGGCAGAGCATCATCGGGCTTGCCGCCAATCTCGGAATCGCAGGGATCGGGTACATCGCCACGGTGTACTTCGCCCACACCCTGGGCCCGGCTCCGCTGGGGGCGTTCTATCTGTTCCTTGCCTACCTGGGTGTCGTGAACCTCCTGGCCGACGGGGGGATGGGGGGAGCGACAGTCCAGCGGGTCAGCGAGGGAGAAGATCAGCGGGAATTCTTCTCCGCGGGAGTTGCAGTCCGTCTCGTGCTCATACCCTTCGCCCTGAGCGTCCTCTTCCTGGCGCGAACCCTTCTGATAGACTTTTCCTCGACGGGCCTCTTCAACTGGCTGTTCCTTGCCGTCGTGGTCACCACGTCCGGGAGCATCATCGCCGCAGGCAACTATGGAAGGGGGAAAGCAGGAGTCATCCAGGTCGCGGAGCTCGGCACCACGATCGTCAAGGTCCTTGCGCAGGTCCTCGCGGTATATCTCGGCTACAGTGCGGCAGGGCTCGCCGGCGGGTTCGTCGCGGGGGCGATCGCCGGGATCGTCATCAACCTCCGCTTTCTCGACATTCGCCCCGGCCGTTTCACCAGGAAACATCTCTCGAGCATGGCTCCCTACGCGGGGTGGGTATTCCTCTCCGCTGCACTCGCCCTGGTGATCTCCTCCGCCGACACCATACTGGTGGGGTACTTCCTTACCACCGAGGAGGTGGGTTTTTACCGGACCTCGTTCCAGCTCACTACTCTTGCCCTTTTCATCGTCACCACCCTCACCACCGCACTCTATCCCAGGATCAGCCGGTGGTACAGGGAAGGCGAGCTTGCTACAATCGGGGAGTCGGTCGGCCGGGCCTATTCCTACTCCCTCCTCCTCGCTATACCTGTCAGTGCGGGCGGGATTATCCTTGCGGACCGTCTCTTATATTTCCTTTACGGGTCGCCGTTCACCGTCGCCGCCGCGGCGCTCTCTCTCCTTTTCCTGGTTCAGCTTGCGAGCATCTTCCCCCTCATCGATTCGATGTGCCTCGGGGCGCTCAACCGGCCCCGCACGGCGTTCGTGATCAACGCGATAAACGCGGTATTGGTAGTGATCCTCGAAGTAGCCCTCATTCCCCTGCTGGGGATCGCCGGAGCGGCTCTCGCAATTCTCGGCGCGATGGTCTTCCGGGCGGTGATTTCCCATCATGTTCTCGGAAAAGAGGTCAGTATCGCGATCGAAAGGGGAACGGTGGCCAGGATACTGGCGGCATCGACTGTGATGGGGATCGCGGTCGGTACGTTCCGGCTGCTCGTGCCCCTCGACTCGTTCTGGCTGCTGCTCGCCGATGTCATCCTCGGAGTGATCATCTACGGGGTCCTGATCCTCAGGCTGGACCGGGGGATTCACGACGAGTTGAAGGATCTCTCCAAAGGTATCGGCCTTCCCTGGCCGGGATGGCTGTGA
- a CDS encoding ABC transporter ATP-binding protein encodes MFTVEVETISPDMAERTPVILARELEKHFGSLRAVDKINFSVHTGEVFGFLGPNGAGKTSTMKMIQCISPLTGGHLEVFGMDVERFPREIKRQLGVVPQETNLDPEFTVFENLMVFSRYFDIPRKEAQERIETLLEFMQLLEKRDVLIDKLSGGMKRRLLLARSLVNQPKLLIMDEPTIGLDPQARHLIWEKLKAVQNEGSTIVLTTHYLDEAERLCNRLVIMDLGRILVEGVPEDLVKNFVGSDIVEADNSPEVVDCLEHMGARYEVFGDMVQVFTDRPREVAKNLFDNCNPGRVFARRATLEDVFLSLTGRALKD; translated from the coding sequence GTGTTCACTGTTGAGGTTGAGACGATCTCTCCTGACATGGCTGAGCGCACCCCGGTGATCCTGGCCCGCGAACTGGAGAAGCATTTCGGGAGCCTGCGGGCAGTTGACAAGATCAACTTCTCGGTCCATACGGGCGAAGTTTTCGGGTTCCTGGGGCCGAACGGGGCGGGAAAAACCTCGACCATGAAGATGATCCAGTGCATCTCCCCCCTCACGGGAGGTCACCTCGAGGTCTTCGGGATGGACGTGGAACGTTTCCCCCGGGAGATCAAGCGGCAGCTCGGGGTGGTGCCACAGGAGACGAACCTCGATCCCGAGTTCACGGTATTCGAGAACCTCATGGTCTTTTCCCGGTACTTCGATATCCCGCGGAAAGAGGCGCAGGAAAGGATCGAAACCCTGCTTGAGTTCATGCAACTCCTGGAAAAACGCGACGTGCTTATTGATAAGCTCTCGGGAGGGATGAAAAGAAGGCTCCTGCTCGCCCGGTCGCTCGTGAACCAGCCGAAGCTGCTGATCATGGACGAGCCGACCATCGGGCTCGATCCCCAGGCCCGGCACCTGATCTGGGAGAAACTGAAGGCGGTACAGAACGAAGGCAGTACCATCGTGCTCACCACCCACTACCTTGACGAGGCGGAGCGCCTGTGTAACCGGCTGGTCATCATGGACCTCGGCAGGATCCTCGTGGAGGGTGTCCCGGAGGATCTGGTGAAGAATTTCGTGGGGAGCGACATCGTGGAGGCGGACAACTCCCCCGAGGTGGTGGACTGCCTGGAACATATGGGCGCCCGGTACGAGGTGTTCGGCGACATGGTCCAGGTGTTTACCGACCGGCCGAGGGAAGTGGCAAAGAATCTCTTCGATAACTGTAACCCGGGCAGGGTATTTGCCCGGCGGGCGACCCTCGAGGACGTATTTCTCTCGCTCACGGGAAGAGCGCTGAAGGATTAG